A part of Armatimonadota bacterium genomic DNA contains:
- a CDS encoding tetratricopeptide repeat protein — protein MGAMWRVEMLGTYQLRSQGRVTDRFRTRRVAALLAFLTLSRNHLHSRDEVAELLWPDLDPGVARRNLRQALFSLRQVIEPPEVPAGSILRINQAMLSLNPEAIVTDVAEFERLANRARDEREPSAKFELLREAIALYRGPLMPGFDDDWLFGFRFELEDLYLSLLGTMIESCEAMGRSEDAIHYLRLALAKEPLNEDWHVDLMRHYLQVNRPTSAVQQYEELVRILRQELDCEPDDPAQGLVRRARAMTTRSAQPATELGPVVETEPEAKEPSWAEPSLPVQITRFFGREAEIDMVANHFRGEGTRLLTLLGPAGTGKTRLSIEVGRALMRDPSWKVWFVSLAEIENANQILDRVLSTLAPRARVRQNPIVQIREAVKDGRALVILDNFEHLVDDGALVVADLLHKAPEFRCIVTSRQVLGIEGESQVPLAPLPVPDDKRTYKTREEVAHLAELPSIQMMLDRCQAIRPDVQLTLNNARHFAAICHKLEGIPLAIEIAAGLSSSATPAQIVRQLDNRLAALTSRRRDVTPRHRSLRAAIDYGYECLSPKYRRLFASLSIFRGGFSIESSFAVCAPFLDHEEPPAFEAWRDMVLDLQERSLVATDECPIVDEMRFRMLETLREYGEEVLSSDEAAQLRASHAQHFLQVATKDDVYRDAEARGRLTAEIECDYQNFFAALDWLAQDRQLESAIRLLVSLSTVWDGRGTKASEEYCIRHLAQLAEFHPVEPKAQMSLLRMLGTTHLRKSEFRAAYQACKRSLEVALATDDRDQIAAGYFGMALCAGYLGEVAHCVDLCEKTLEYASATNGVVQERTYVNIGSALWVQDRLDEAEAAFGKAREVSERFRDGEADPLILVHIAGLYLDQGRFDEAMTLAGEAIRASQRHHNAISLAAGLVVVARYHRLKGNLDAAIATSREALQKVRDVAISVMCMEVVRCHSLILAESGAGEIAVTLIAATQGLSSMEKQVDRRESARALEKVRSEISSAKFEAAWAAGLAMDIDAAMDLALGSLPIAC, from the coding sequence ATGGGTGCAATGTGGCGGGTCGAGATGCTCGGCACGTACCAGCTTCGGAGCCAAGGGCGAGTCACTGACCGCTTTCGGACTCGTCGCGTCGCCGCCTTGCTTGCCTTTCTCACCCTCAGTCGCAATCATCTGCATTCGCGCGACGAGGTAGCGGAGTTGCTCTGGCCAGACCTCGACCCTGGCGTCGCTCGCCGCAACCTTCGTCAGGCTCTGTTCTCGCTCCGACAAGTCATTGAGCCGCCTGAAGTACCGGCGGGGTCGATCCTCAGAATCAATCAGGCCATGCTTTCGTTGAACCCGGAAGCGATTGTCACGGACGTCGCCGAGTTCGAGCGATTGGCAAACCGTGCCCGTGATGAACGAGAGCCGTCCGCCAAATTTGAACTCCTGCGAGAAGCCATCGCGCTGTATCGCGGACCTCTGATGCCAGGCTTCGATGACGACTGGCTGTTTGGATTCCGATTTGAATTGGAGGACCTGTACCTATCGCTCCTGGGCACAATGATTGAGTCTTGCGAAGCCATGGGGAGGTCTGAGGACGCCATCCATTACCTGCGCCTCGCCCTCGCCAAGGAGCCGCTGAACGAGGATTGGCATGTGGACCTTATGCGGCATTATCTGCAGGTCAATCGGCCGACTAGCGCGGTCCAGCAGTACGAGGAGTTGGTGCGCATCCTACGGCAAGAGTTAGACTGCGAGCCGGACGATCCGGCCCAGGGGCTCGTTCGCCGGGCTCGTGCGATGACTACTCGGAGCGCCCAACCGGCTACCGAGTTGGGGCCCGTGGTGGAAACCGAGCCGGAAGCGAAGGAGCCAAGTTGGGCCGAGCCGAGCCTTCCTGTCCAAATCACACGCTTTTTCGGGCGCGAAGCCGAAATCGACATGGTGGCTAACCACTTTCGAGGCGAAGGAACCCGCCTTCTCACTCTCCTTGGGCCCGCCGGGACCGGCAAAACCCGCCTCTCTATCGAGGTAGGGCGCGCTTTGATGCGTGACCCAAGCTGGAAGGTTTGGTTCGTTTCCCTGGCGGAGATCGAGAACGCCAACCAGATTCTCGACCGCGTCCTCAGCACTTTGGCTCCGCGAGCCCGGGTGCGCCAGAACCCCATCGTCCAAATTCGAGAAGCGGTCAAGGACGGTCGCGCGCTGGTCATCCTCGACAACTTCGAGCACCTGGTCGACGATGGCGCGCTCGTGGTGGCGGACCTGCTCCACAAAGCCCCGGAGTTTCGTTGCATCGTCACCTCGCGACAAGTTCTGGGCATCGAAGGCGAGAGTCAGGTCCCTCTCGCGCCGCTTCCTGTGCCCGACGACAAGCGGACCTACAAGACACGAGAAGAGGTTGCCCACCTTGCTGAATTGCCCAGTATACAGATGATGCTCGACCGATGTCAGGCGATCCGGCCGGACGTCCAACTGACCCTCAATAACGCCCGGCATTTCGCCGCGATCTGCCATAAGCTGGAAGGAATTCCGCTGGCTATCGAAATTGCGGCCGGACTCTCGAGTTCCGCCACTCCGGCCCAGATTGTTCGCCAACTCGATAACCGACTGGCCGCTCTCACGAGCCGCCGCCGCGATGTCACGCCGCGCCATCGGAGCCTGCGCGCCGCCATCGACTATGGCTATGAGTGTCTTTCGCCGAAGTACCGGCGACTCTTCGCGTCGCTTTCGATCTTTCGAGGTGGGTTCAGCATCGAGTCGTCGTTCGCCGTGTGTGCTCCCTTTCTGGACCACGAGGAGCCTCCCGCGTTCGAAGCGTGGCGAGACATGGTTCTCGACCTGCAAGAGCGATCGCTAGTGGCAACCGACGAATGCCCGATCGTTGACGAGATGCGATTTCGAATGCTCGAAACGCTTCGCGAGTACGGCGAGGAGGTTTTGTCCAGCGATGAAGCGGCGCAGTTGCGGGCAAGCCACGCCCAACACTTTCTCCAAGTCGCGACCAAGGACGATGTCTATCGAGATGCCGAGGCACGAGGCCGCCTTACGGCGGAAATCGAGTGCGACTACCAAAACTTCTTTGCCGCCCTCGACTGGCTGGCCCAGGATCGCCAACTCGAATCTGCGATTCGCCTCCTGGTTTCGCTCTCCACCGTTTGGGATGGGCGCGGCACTAAGGCCAGCGAGGAGTACTGCATCCGCCACCTCGCGCAATTGGCTGAATTTCACCCGGTCGAGCCCAAGGCCCAAATGTCTTTGCTTCGGATGCTGGGCACGACCCACCTGAGGAAGTCCGAATTTCGAGCCGCGTATCAGGCGTGCAAGCGGTCGCTGGAGGTGGCGTTGGCGACCGACGATCGCGACCAAATCGCTGCTGGCTACTTCGGCATGGCCCTGTGCGCCGGCTACCTTGGCGAGGTCGCGCACTGCGTCGACCTCTGTGAGAAGACCTTAGAGTATGCCTCCGCGACGAATGGCGTGGTGCAAGAGCGGACCTATGTGAATATCGGAAGCGCCCTCTGGGTCCAGGATCGACTCGACGAGGCGGAAGCGGCTTTTGGTAAGGCGCGGGAGGTCTCGGAGAGATTTCGTGACGGCGAAGCCGATCCGCTGATCCTGGTTCACATTGCCGGTCTCTATCTCGATCAAGGTCGGTTTGACGAAGCGATGACCCTAGCGGGCGAAGCGATTCGGGCCAGTCAGCGGCACCATAACGCCATCAGCCTTGCGGCTGGTCTTGTGGTGGTGGCTCGTTACCATCGCCTGAAAGGCAACCTTGATGCGGCGATCGCCACCAGTCGCGAAGCGCTTCAAAAGGTCCGGGACGTCGCCATTTCTGTGATGTGCATGGAGGTGGTGCGCTGTCATTCGCTGATTCTCGCCGAGAGCGGCGCGGGCGAAATCGCCGTGACCCTCATCGCCGCCACCCAAGGTTTGAGCTCGATGGAGAAGCAAGTGGACCGCCGCGAGTCTGCCCGGGCTCTCGAAAAGGTGCGAAGCGAAATCTCCTCGGCCAAGTTTGAAGCCGCGTGGGCGGCGGGCTTGGCAATGGACATCGATGCGGCGATGGACCTCGCTCTGGGCAGCCTCCCAATCGCGTGTTGA
- a CDS encoding ATP-binding cassette domain-containing protein — protein sequence MSQLPDQGEPVVSLRNVSKSYDDGQTFAVKDVSFDIERGEALVLLGSSGSGKSTVLKTINRLVYPTSGEVVIRGQDTANVSTVELRRSIGYVAQGIALFPFLPVWENLGLPLRLKNVGKAERRSRAIEAMSWVSLAPELADRMPQQLSGGQQQRVGVARALLAGADLLLMDEPFGALDAVTRESLQEEVVRLKTERNVTVLFVTHDLFEALTIADRIGVMHEGVLEQIGRPAEIMANPATDFVRKLFEKPLQQLQTLGNRQ from the coding sequence ATGTCTCAATTGCCTGATCAGGGCGAACCCGTCGTAAGTCTTCGCAACGTTAGCAAGTCTTACGACGACGGTCAGACCTTTGCGGTGAAGGATGTCAGTTTCGACATCGAACGGGGAGAAGCGCTGGTGCTTCTCGGCTCTTCCGGCAGTGGCAAGAGCACCGTACTAAAGACCATCAACCGTTTGGTCTATCCGACTTCGGGGGAGGTCGTGATCCGTGGTCAGGATACGGCGAATGTCTCCACGGTCGAGCTGCGGCGCTCGATCGGGTACGTCGCCCAAGGCATCGCCCTCTTCCCTTTCCTTCCCGTCTGGGAAAACCTCGGGTTGCCGTTGCGGCTGAAGAATGTGGGCAAAGCCGAACGGCGGTCGCGCGCGATCGAGGCGATGTCCTGGGTGAGTCTCGCTCCCGAACTCGCCGACCGCATGCCTCAACAACTTTCTGGTGGTCAGCAGCAGCGCGTAGGCGTAGCGCGCGCGCTCTTGGCGGGGGCCGATCTTCTGCTGATGGATGAACCCTTCGGTGCTCTCGACGCAGTGACTCGAGAGTCTTTGCAGGAAGAGGTCGTGCGCCTAAAGACGGAGCGAAACGTGACTGTTCTCTTCGTGACCCACGACCTTTTTGAGGCACTCACCATCGCCGATCGAATCGGCGTCATGCACGAAGGCGTGCTAGAGCAGATCGGTCGTCCGGCGGAGATCATGGCGAATCCGGCAACGGACTTTGTCCGCAAGCTATTCGAGAAGCCACTTCAGCAACTTCAGACTCTGGGGAACCGCCAATGA
- a CDS encoding redoxin domain-containing protein yields the protein MKPILASIFALAAACSMASASDSYITIGDPAPSLKTATWIKGGSVPEFEKGKLYVVEFWATWCHPCRENIPHLTKLAKQYDGKVTFVGVSVWESLADNKDATEKVKEFVKSEGDQMDYHVAADSPKNVIADAWMKRASEGGLPTSFIIDGDGKIAWIGGLTQLDSVLEKVVEGKFDVASAREQREVQVSVLRPIDEAVQKKDYKSAVKAIDSAVQLRPKLEYTLTYPLLLSLYHCDFARGKSLSAKILKDSDGAIGAYQMMSSIFATQKDLSPEAYRFSLGLIDDALKQNQNAFMFKAMKAEVFFSLNQKNDAITWAKDAIAMAEKEPYASDEIKELMRKNLAKYEKK from the coding sequence ATGAAACCAATTCTTGCTTCCATATTTGCGCTTGCCGCGGCTTGCTCGATGGCTTCGGCTTCCGATTCGTACATCACCATCGGCGACCCCGCCCCCTCTCTCAAAACCGCTACCTGGATCAAGGGTGGATCGGTCCCCGAATTCGAAAAAGGCAAACTCTACGTCGTCGAATTCTGGGCGACCTGGTGCCATCCGTGCCGCGAAAACATCCCTCACCTGACTAAGCTGGCCAAGCAGTACGATGGCAAAGTGACGTTCGTAGGCGTGAGCGTTTGGGAGTCGCTGGCCGACAACAAGGACGCCACCGAGAAGGTGAAGGAATTCGTGAAATCCGAGGGTGACCAAATGGATTACCACGTCGCTGCCGATAGCCCGAAGAATGTGATCGCCGACGCGTGGATGAAGCGCGCCAGCGAAGGTGGATTGCCCACCAGCTTCATCATCGACGGCGACGGAAAGATCGCGTGGATTGGCGGCTTAACCCAGCTCGATTCCGTGCTCGAAAAGGTCGTCGAAGGAAAGTTCGATGTTGCCTCCGCCCGCGAACAGCGAGAGGTGCAGGTGAGCGTGCTTCGGCCCATCGACGAGGCGGTCCAGAAGAAGGACTACAAGAGCGCGGTGAAGGCCATCGACTCCGCCGTCCAGCTTCGCCCGAAGCTGGAGTACACGCTGACCTACCCCTTACTGCTGTCGCTGTACCATTGCGACTTTGCCCGGGGCAAAAGCCTGTCTGCCAAGATTCTCAAGGATTCTGATGGTGCCATCGGCGCTTATCAAATGATGTCCTCGATCTTCGCCACGCAAAAGGACCTCTCGCCCGAGGCTTACCGATTTTCACTTGGCCTCATCGATGATGCCCTGAAGCAGAATCAGAACGCGTTCATGTTCAAGGCGATGAAAGCGGAAGTCTTCTTCTCCCTGAACCAAAAGAACGATGCGATCACCTGGGCCAAGGATGCCATTGCGATGGCTGAAAAGGAACCCTATGCGAGTGACGAGATCAAAGAGCTGATGCGCAAGAATCTGGCGAAGTACGAGAAAAAGTAG
- a CDS encoding mechanosensitive ion channel, with protein sequence MIPTFTVATLVVKQEWLRAGGIMLAFLLGWLIIAVIGKKIFKKLVAKTNSQLDDIILSALHGLAQWAVIIAGAFFAFREVSAAEPETTIWTMIGRGFTIAWIILAIASAIRIFNAYSQWKIEQTLEVHADSLRDVATRVHFFRKLLIAVVGIIGGLYILSVAGVDTSPIVAGGAVGGIVIGIALQDTLSNVFAGFFLNIDRPVKIGDFIRLESGQEGFVEEVGWRYTKVRLYANNLVIVPNHKLSQSTITNFNLPSGPLSVYMTCGVSYDSDLEYVEEVAIRVARNVLETEPGGDTEWDPVVRFKEFGDSSINFTTVLRALDVDSQYRIQHQFVKQLHRAFNEEGIEIPFPIRTVIMKNDGPKKEGPSQ encoded by the coding sequence ATGATACCGACGTTCACCGTGGCAACCCTCGTTGTAAAGCAGGAATGGCTCCGCGCCGGAGGCATCATGCTCGCGTTCCTCCTCGGGTGGCTGATCATCGCCGTCATCGGCAAGAAGATCTTCAAGAAACTGGTCGCCAAGACTAATTCCCAACTGGACGACATCATCCTTTCGGCCCTTCATGGGCTTGCCCAGTGGGCGGTCATCATCGCGGGCGCGTTCTTCGCCTTCCGCGAAGTCTCGGCCGCCGAACCGGAGACGACGATTTGGACGATGATCGGACGGGGTTTCACGATCGCCTGGATCATCCTGGCCATCGCCTCCGCGATCCGAATTTTCAATGCTTACTCGCAATGGAAGATCGAGCAGACGCTGGAGGTCCATGCCGACTCGCTTCGCGACGTAGCCACCCGAGTCCACTTCTTCCGCAAACTGCTTATTGCGGTCGTTGGCATCATCGGCGGACTCTACATTTTGTCGGTAGCCGGGGTCGATACGAGTCCGATCGTGGCGGGCGGCGCGGTTGGCGGTATCGTCATCGGTATTGCCCTACAGGACACGCTTTCGAACGTGTTCGCCGGGTTCTTCCTCAACATCGACCGCCCGGTCAAGATCGGCGACTTTATTCGCCTCGAAAGCGGGCAAGAGGGGTTCGTCGAGGAAGTCGGCTGGCGCTACACCAAGGTTCGGCTTTATGCCAACAACCTCGTCATCGTCCCCAACCATAAGCTGAGCCAGAGTACGATCACCAATTTCAACCTACCCAGCGGGCCGCTGTCGGTGTACATGACCTGCGGCGTTTCGTACGATAGTGACCTGGAATATGTCGAAGAAGTGGCGATCCGGGTCGCGCGGAACGTGCTTGAGACGGAGCCCGGCGGCGACACCGAGTGGGACCCGGTCGTGCGGTTCAAGGAGTTTGGCGATTCCTCGATCAACTTCACAACCGTGCTTCGTGCGCTAGATGTGGACTCGCAGTACCGAATCCAACACCAGTTTGTGAAACAGCTTCATCGAGCGTTCAACGAGGAAGGCATCGAAATTCCGTTCCCAATTCGGACCGTGATCATGAAGAACGATGGTCCGAAGAAGGAAGGGCCCTCACAGTAG
- a CDS encoding AMMECR1 domain-containing protein, with amino-acid sequence MLLAAVAVGFMLVSEPNSQAVFAYDAVKAILSGESPQLPTTKTASHGVFITIESQGKILACRGALEATEPTLEQEILSTTRSACQFDPRYHQVRIDPGKPFNVTITIVRRQEAIDSVRTLQPKDGLVLRSSSGVGVVLPWEGRNPDTRLSWAYRKAKTPEGTSVSLKRLIADRYRYPEP; translated from the coding sequence ATGTTGCTTGCCGCCGTCGCAGTCGGATTCATGCTCGTATCTGAGCCGAACTCGCAGGCCGTGTTTGCCTACGACGCCGTCAAAGCTATCCTCAGCGGCGAATCGCCCCAGCTCCCCACCACCAAGACCGCCAGCCACGGTGTATTCATTACCATCGAATCCCAAGGCAAGATTCTCGCTTGCCGAGGTGCACTCGAAGCCACCGAGCCAACCCTCGAACAAGAAATCCTCTCGACCACACGCTCGGCTTGCCAATTCGACCCTCGCTACCATCAGGTTCGAATCGACCCCGGCAAGCCATTCAATGTCACCATCACCATCGTCCGACGCCAAGAAGCGATCGACTCAGTCCGAACTCTTCAGCCGAAGGACGGGCTCGTGCTGCGCTCATCGTCGGGAGTCGGAGTCGTCCTCCCGTGGGAAGGTCGCAACCCCGACACCCGCCTGTCCTGGGCGTACCGGAAGGCTAAAACGCCCGAAGGAACCTCCGTCAGCCTCAAACGCCTGATCGCCGACCGTTATCGCTACCCGGAACCCTAA
- a CDS encoding methyltransferase domain-containing protein, with the protein MQTNQDRSIGGSVLPHNNTSHKPFSGELLLDGPLPTPGRRHAVQFPRTDNHRLDQDEAYFYLVEDGERKRIRFHDYGEIYRRKGLYEQLFYSRLKCSSPKRMAEWLSKACIEAGEPMQTMRVLDLGAGNGMMAEALQAYGVARIVGVDILPEAKLAADRDRAGVYDTYYVADLTAPGTKLQSELEEWEFDCLTTIAALGFGDIPPAAFINCYNLVRDGGWVCFNIKTSFMSEADQTGFSTLIRRMMLNEAIEIHRMIRYRHRFSIDGEPLSYYGIVGRKRGDIPETDYVSIA; encoded by the coding sequence ATGCAAACAAATCAGGACCGATCGATAGGCGGTTCGGTGTTGCCGCATAACAACACCAGTCATAAGCCATTTTCGGGCGAACTTCTGCTCGATGGTCCACTTCCAACCCCAGGTCGGCGACACGCCGTCCAGTTCCCACGAACGGACAATCATCGCCTGGACCAGGACGAGGCGTACTTCTATCTCGTCGAGGATGGCGAACGCAAGCGGATCCGCTTCCACGACTATGGAGAAATTTACCGACGCAAGGGCTTGTACGAACAGCTCTTCTACAGTCGGTTGAAGTGCTCGTCGCCTAAGCGAATGGCGGAATGGCTCTCGAAAGCGTGCATCGAAGCAGGCGAGCCGATGCAGACCATGCGCGTGCTTGACCTCGGAGCAGGCAACGGCATGATGGCCGAAGCGCTGCAGGCTTATGGCGTGGCAAGAATCGTCGGTGTGGACATTCTGCCCGAAGCCAAACTGGCGGCCGATCGCGACCGTGCGGGAGTCTACGACACGTATTACGTTGCCGACCTTACGGCGCCCGGCACCAAACTCCAGTCCGAGTTGGAAGAGTGGGAATTTGACTGCCTGACCACCATCGCCGCCCTTGGCTTTGGCGATATTCCGCCTGCCGCGTTCATCAACTGCTACAACTTGGTGCGCGATGGAGGCTGGGTGTGCTTCAACATCAAGACTTCCTTTATGAGTGAGGCGGACCAAACCGGATTTTCCACGCTCATAAGGCGAATGATGCTGAACGAAGCGATCGAAATCCACCGGATGATTCGCTACCGCCACCGATTCTCCATCGATGGCGAACCGCTGAGCTACTACGGAATCGTGGGCCGCAAGCGAGGGGACATTCCGGAAACGGACTATGTCTCAATTGCCTGA
- a CDS encoding ABC transporter permease subunit has product MKLFDLLHSRADELSLRLVEHLKLALTATGIAVVVGVSLGYLAVRSKHLRDTVLGVASILQTIPSLALLTFLLPFLGIGTTPAIVALTLYALLPIVRNTYAGLSQAPPAMIEMANALGLSGTQKLFWIEARFALPFIIAGIRTAAVVSVGIATLSAFIGAGGLGVFINRGLAINNTDLVLFGAVPAGLLALYIDFCLATAEGYLKPLPKKLPLGIQSGVLAFLALFTVVGLHSLTKPKLAAMNTGDKVVVGSKNFTEQLILGHMMAILLEDKSNLRVERKLNLAGTAVCQQALVDGGIDMYPEYTGTALLSVLKVDAPSDADEAWKVVQEEYSKKFNLDWLPKLGFANTYALAVRSEQAEKNNWETVSDLQPQAGKLKAGFTAEFLERDDGYPGLSKRYGFKFGSTVDVDPGLMYDAVHLKKVDIVSAFSTDGRIAAYNLKLLEDNRHFFPPYDAAIVVRHALLEKHPEVRDILEKLSGKLDEATMQKLNLAVDRDKRQPRDVAREFLVKQGLIDK; this is encoded by the coding sequence ATGAAGCTCTTCGACCTGCTCCACAGCCGAGCCGATGAGCTCAGTCTTCGCCTGGTAGAACATCTCAAACTCGCCTTGACGGCGACAGGGATCGCCGTCGTAGTCGGAGTCTCGCTGGGCTACCTCGCCGTCCGGTCGAAGCATCTGCGCGACACCGTTCTCGGCGTCGCCAGCATCCTGCAGACGATCCCTAGCCTTGCGCTTCTCACCTTTCTGCTTCCCTTTCTGGGCATTGGCACCACGCCAGCCATCGTGGCGCTGACGCTTTACGCCCTCCTGCCCATCGTGCGGAACACCTATGCAGGTCTCAGCCAGGCACCGCCCGCGATGATCGAGATGGCGAACGCGCTCGGCCTTTCGGGAACGCAAAAACTGTTTTGGATCGAGGCCCGCTTTGCCCTGCCGTTCATCATCGCAGGCATTCGCACCGCGGCGGTCGTCAGCGTTGGCATCGCCACCCTTTCGGCCTTTATCGGTGCCGGTGGGCTCGGCGTGTTCATCAACCGTGGACTCGCCATCAACAACACCGATCTCGTACTATTCGGCGCAGTTCCGGCCGGTCTGCTGGCCCTGTATATCGACTTCTGCCTGGCCACCGCCGAGGGCTATCTTAAGCCGCTACCCAAAAAGCTTCCGCTTGGCATCCAGTCCGGTGTGCTCGCTTTTCTCGCTCTGTTCACGGTTGTCGGACTACATTCACTGACCAAGCCCAAACTGGCGGCCATGAACACGGGCGACAAGGTCGTCGTTGGTTCGAAAAACTTCACCGAACAATTGATTCTTGGACACATGATGGCGATTCTGCTGGAAGACAAATCCAACCTGCGTGTTGAACGAAAGCTCAACCTCGCCGGGACGGCAGTTTGCCAGCAGGCTCTGGTCGATGGCGGCATCGACATGTATCCGGAATACACCGGCACCGCGCTCCTGTCGGTCCTTAAAGTCGACGCTCCATCGGACGCCGACGAGGCTTGGAAGGTCGTTCAGGAGGAATACTCGAAGAAGTTCAACCTCGACTGGCTCCCCAAATTGGGTTTTGCTAACACGTATGCGCTGGCCGTACGATCAGAGCAAGCGGAGAAGAACAATTGGGAGACCGTTTCCGATCTTCAGCCCCAGGCAGGCAAACTCAAGGCAGGTTTCACCGCCGAATTCTTGGAGCGTGATGATGGCTATCCGGGCCTCAGCAAGCGGTACGGATTCAAGTTTGGGTCCACCGTCGATGTCGATCCCGGGCTGATGTACGACGCGGTTCACCTCAAGAAGGTGGACATCGTTTCCGCCTTTTCAACCGATGGGCGAATCGCCGCCTACAATCTGAAACTTCTTGAGGACAATCGGCATTTCTTCCCACCTTACGACGCCGCCATCGTGGTTCGGCATGCTCTGCTCGAAAAACACCCCGAGGTTCGGGATATCCTTGAAAAGCTGTCGGGAAAGCTCGATGAGGCCACGATGCAGAAGCTAAACCTGGCCGTGGACCGAGATAAGCGCCAGCCCCGGGACGTCGCTCGCGAGTTCCTGGTCAAACAAGGCTTAATCGACAAATGA
- a CDS encoding prepilin-type N-terminal cleavage/methylation domain-containing protein: MKRIIRAFTLIELLVVIAIIAILAAILFPVFAQAKAAAKKASCLSNMKQAGTASFMYNGDYDDVAPLTVLATFNGPVMSQSYWFGGFQVDFSSLTATFRSDFGLLYPYMKNQAITGCPSSTNLTLAGSGLWPNPPFNLVNFQNVPLGYASNTNVWKASGQAVNMSQVDSVAETILLVDAATVDYTGKLNMAIGIGGVDYYQPSTYGVHADKANVAWVDGHAKNMPVSKRPADHYGSSQIQQWSEANHLGDIINGQYPYGSAWENYYYRIDKP, translated from the coding sequence ATGAAACGAATCATCCGAGCCTTCACACTCATCGAACTTTTGGTTGTGATCGCCATTATCGCGATCTTGGCCGCCATTCTTTTCCCCGTTTTTGCCCAGGCCAAAGCGGCGGCGAAGAAGGCCTCTTGTCTCTCCAATATGAAGCAGGCGGGCACCGCCTCATTCATGTACAACGGCGACTACGACGACGTCGCTCCGCTGACCGTCCTTGCCACCTTCAACGGCCCCGTCATGAGCCAAAGCTACTGGTTTGGCGGCTTCCAGGTGGACTTTAGCTCGCTCACCGCCACCTTCCGATCCGACTTCGGTCTCCTGTATCCATACATGAAGAACCAGGCGATCACCGGATGCCCGTCATCCACCAACCTGACACTCGCCGGTTCGGGCCTGTGGCCCAACCCGCCGTTCAACTTGGTGAACTTCCAAAACGTTCCGCTCGGCTACGCCTCCAACACCAACGTGTGGAAGGCCAGTGGGCAGGCCGTAAACATGAGCCAAGTCGACTCGGTCGCCGAGACGATTCTCTTGGTCGATGCCGCCACGGTGGATTACACCGGCAAGCTCAACATGGCCATCGGAATCGGCGGCGTCGACTATTACCAGCCGAGCACCTACGGCGTCCACGCCGACAAAGCCAACGTTGCATGGGTCGACGGCCACGCCAAGAACATGCCGGTTTCCAAACGCCCCGCCGACCACTACGGCAGTTCGCAGATTCAGCAATGGTCTGAAGCCAATCATCTTGGCGACATCATCAACGGCCAATACCCCTATGGCAGCGCTTGGGAGAATTACTACTACCGCATCGATAAACCCTGA
- a CDS encoding PEP-CTERM sorting domain-containing protein, whose amino-acid sequence MKRLLYAFPLFVVVPMAHAQTIDPYFAGSYSYTDLGSIDGVPANYGGLTLLAGDNNTLLIGGAANGSAGMLYSVGVTRDVNGHINGFTGTASTYAEAPYNDGGVCYGPGGVLFASQWPVNMLSEYLPGSTSPDKVIDMGALGAASSHSAVNFGPAGRTFAGRMKVSSWSGGQFYDATYSPDGMGLFDITALTQTATLSGGPEGFVYVPLGSALFGDSMLVSEYSAGVVSTYDVDANGDPIEASRKVFMNGLSGAEGAFIDPVTGDFLFSTFGGGNRVVVVQGFATPAPEPASFAVLGLGLLALARRRRK is encoded by the coding sequence ATGAAAAGACTGCTTTATGCATTTCCTTTGTTCGTGGTGGTTCCAATGGCGCATGCGCAAACCATCGACCCGTATTTTGCGGGTTCCTACAGCTACACGGACTTGGGGTCCATCGACGGCGTTCCCGCCAATTACGGCGGCCTGACTTTGTTGGCGGGCGACAACAATACGCTTCTCATCGGTGGGGCCGCAAACGGCTCGGCCGGAATGCTCTACTCGGTGGGAGTGACCCGCGATGTGAATGGACACATCAACGGCTTCACGGGCACTGCATCGACGTATGCTGAGGCTCCTTACAACGACGGTGGCGTTTGCTATGGACCCGGAGGCGTGCTCTTTGCATCCCAGTGGCCAGTGAACATGCTCAGCGAATACCTTCCCGGAAGCACATCTCCCGATAAGGTGATCGACATGGGCGCTCTCGGCGCGGCCAGTTCGCACAGCGCGGTCAATTTCGGACCTGCCGGTCGGACATTTGCCGGACGAATGAAGGTCTCCAGTTGGAGCGGCGGCCAGTTCTATGATGCCACCTATTCTCCCGATGGGATGGGGCTCTTCGACATTACGGCGCTCACGCAGACCGCGACTCTGTCGGGTGGCCCTGAGGGCTTCGTCTATGTTCCGCTTGGATCGGCTCTGTTTGGCGATTCGATGCTCGTGTCTGAGTATTCGGCGGGCGTGGTCAGCACCTACGACGTCGATGCGAATGGCGATCCGATCGAAGCGTCGCGTAAGGTCTTCATGAATGGCCTGAGCGGAGCAGAGGGCGCGTTCATCGATCCGGTAACCGGTGACTTCCTGTTCTCGACTTTCGGCGGTGGCAACCGTGTGGTGGTCGTACAGGGCTTCGCAACACCGGCTCCCGAGCCAGCCAGCTTTGCAGTTCTCGGCCTTGGCCTTCTCGCCTTGGCTCGACGCCGAAGAAAGTAA